Proteins from a genomic interval of Phycisphaerae bacterium:
- the atpA gene encoding F0F1 ATP synthase subunit alpha — protein MRIQVDEITSVIKQEIAQYSEQLEAAEVGRVIAVGDGVTQIYGLSSAMAGEMIEFENGAMGQVMNLEENSVGAVVLGDYLGIKEGDTVRATGNLLSVPVGDVMVGRVVDPLGRALDGKGAIVSDTRWPLEYTAPGIAERQPVNQPLQTGVKAIDSMIPIGRGQRELIIGDRKTGKTAIAIDTIINQKGGDVICVYVAVGQKESTVAGTVERLRENGAMEYTIVVSAGSSDPAPLQYIAPYSGCAMAEFFMYTQGKHTLVIYDDLSKQAQAYRQLSLLLRRPPGREAYPGDVFYLHSRLLERSCKLAERRAIVPSGQPYKEGGANGKTYIGVPGKHQAEHDLKNHAGHQVAVDPKSGGSLTALPVIETLEGEVSAYIPTNVISITDGQIYLEPDLFFAGVRPAINVGISVSRVGGNAQIKAMKKIAGSLRLDLASYRELEAFAQLGTELDAATQRQLDRGARMVELLKQGQYRPYHVIDQVISIYAGTRGFLDDLPLSRVAEFEEKLLKHLHDEFPEVWKDPNERKELTAEVEERLKSIIGNFKTRFVATK, from the coding sequence ATGAGAATCCAAGTCGACGAAATTACATCGGTCATCAAGCAGGAGATCGCCCAGTATTCGGAGCAGCTCGAGGCGGCCGAAGTCGGGCGCGTCATCGCCGTGGGCGACGGCGTGACGCAGATCTACGGGCTGTCCAGCGCGATGGCCGGCGAGATGATTGAGTTTGAAAACGGCGCGATGGGCCAGGTGATGAACCTGGAAGAGAACTCCGTCGGCGCCGTCGTCCTCGGCGATTATCTGGGCATCAAGGAAGGCGACACCGTCCGGGCGACGGGCAACCTCCTCAGCGTGCCGGTCGGCGATGTCATGGTCGGCCGCGTCGTCGATCCGCTGGGCCGGGCCCTCGATGGTAAGGGCGCCATCGTCAGCGATACCCGCTGGCCCCTCGAATACACGGCCCCCGGCATCGCCGAACGCCAGCCGGTCAATCAACCGCTGCAGACCGGCGTGAAGGCCATCGACAGCATGATCCCCATTGGCCGCGGGCAGCGCGAACTGATCATCGGAGATCGCAAAACGGGCAAGACGGCCATCGCGATCGACACAATCATCAACCAAAAGGGTGGGGACGTGATCTGTGTCTATGTCGCGGTCGGCCAGAAAGAATCGACCGTCGCGGGGACGGTGGAGCGTCTGCGCGAGAACGGGGCGATGGAGTACACAATCGTCGTTTCGGCCGGCAGCAGCGATCCCGCACCGTTGCAATACATCGCCCCATACTCCGGCTGCGCGATGGCCGAGTTTTTCATGTACACGCAGGGCAAGCATACGCTCGTCATCTACGATGATCTCTCCAAGCAGGCCCAGGCCTATCGCCAGCTTTCGCTGCTTCTGCGGCGGCCGCCGGGGCGCGAAGCGTATCCCGGCGACGTGTTTTATTTGCACAGTCGCTTGCTGGAACGGTCGTGCAAACTGGCGGAGCGTCGCGCGATCGTCCCCTCCGGACAGCCGTACAAGGAAGGCGGCGCGAACGGCAAGACGTACATCGGCGTGCCCGGCAAGCATCAGGCCGAGCATGACCTGAAGAACCACGCCGGGCATCAGGTGGCCGTGGATCCGAAGTCGGGCGGATCACTGACGGCGCTACCCGTGATCGAGACGCTGGAAGGCGAAGTGTCGGCGTACATTCCGACGAACGTGATTTCCATTACCGACGGGCAGATTTACCTGGAGCCGGATTTGTTCTTCGCGGGCGTGCGACCGGCGATCAACGTGGGCATCAGCGTGAGCCGCGTCGGCGGCAATGCCCAGATCAAGGCGATGAAGAAGATCGCCGGGTCGCTGCGGCTCGACCTGGCGTCCTACCGCGAATTGGAGGCCTTTGCCCAGCTCGGCACGGAACTCGACGCGGCGACGCAGCGGCAGCTCGATCGCGGAGCAAGAATGGTAGAGTTGCTCAAGCAGGGGCAATATCGACCCTATCACGTCATCGATCAGGTGATCAGCATCTACGCCGGCACGCGCGGCTTCCTGGATGATCTTCCGCTGTCCCGCGTGGCGGAATTCGAGGAGAAACTGCTCAAGCACCTGCACGACGAATTCCCAGAGGTATGGAAAGACCCGAATGAGAGGAAAGAGCTGACGGCTGAAGTTGAGGAGCGGCTGAAGAGCATCATCGGAAACTTCAAGACGCGTTTTGTGGCGACCAAGTAA
- the atpH gene encoding ATP synthase F1 subunit delta, with product MASEFDISQAAAAIYAESLLQLADESKQAEPVGQELADLAALWKAEPSFAAMMSSAAIDVDARRESLKKIFGGKLSKLVFNLLMVLNDKRRSSILPAVCDAYRHKLTQKLGRQEVFISTAVPLEESQRSTLREAARRILGREPVLVERVDPELLGGLIVQAGDRQYDSSIKRRIRDMRSALLAATEKHLLAGTGRFVTEG from the coding sequence ATGGCTTCTGAATTCGACATCTCGCAGGCGGCCGCGGCGATCTATGCCGAGAGTCTGCTGCAATTGGCCGACGAGTCCAAGCAGGCCGAGCCGGTCGGGCAGGAGCTGGCCGATCTGGCGGCGCTGTGGAAGGCCGAGCCGTCGTTTGCGGCGATGATGAGTTCGGCGGCGATCGACGTCGACGCCCGGCGCGAGAGCCTGAAAAAGATCTTCGGCGGCAAGCTGAGCAAGCTCGTGTTCAACCTCCTGATGGTGCTGAACGACAAGCGGCGGTCGTCCATCCTGCCCGCCGTCTGCGACGCGTATCGCCACAAGCTCACGCAAAAACTCGGGCGGCAGGAAGTCTTCATCTCCACAGCCGTGCCGCTGGAAGAATCTCAGCGCAGCACGCTGCGTGAAGCCGCCCGGCGGATACTGGGCCGCGAGCCCGTGCTGGTCGAACGCGTCGATCCGGAGCTGCTGGGCGGCCTCATTGTGCAGGCCGGTGACCGGCAATATGACTCGTCGATCAAGCGACGAATTCGCGACATGCGTTCAGCCCTGCTGGCCGCGACGGAAAAACACCTGTTGGCCGGGACCGGCCGCTTCGTGACGGAAGGATAG
- the atpF gene encoding F0F1 ATP synthase subunit B: MRTLASLFLMTLLCVATGPAARASDPPHGDAPAAAGAAHGDEHGPKPALLDWDIGSAFWSIVVFVILLLVLRMTAWKPILGALHDREEFVRKSLADAKREREQAEQLLADYTAKVHKAGEEATAIVEEGRRDAEEVRKRIHGEAKSEADAIVAAAKKDIQIARDDAVKRLHDETIMLATTLASKIVRKDMSAGDHRRLLDESLAELSKARN, translated from the coding sequence ATGCGAACGTTGGCATCCTTGTTCTTGATGACGCTGTTGTGTGTGGCGACCGGGCCGGCGGCGCGGGCGTCCGACCCACCGCATGGGGACGCGCCCGCTGCGGCGGGCGCGGCGCATGGGGACGAACATGGCCCCAAGCCGGCACTGCTGGATTGGGACATCGGCTCGGCCTTCTGGTCGATCGTCGTGTTCGTGATCCTGCTGCTGGTCCTGCGGATGACGGCGTGGAAGCCGATCCTCGGCGCGCTGCACGATCGTGAGGAGTTCGTCCGCAAGTCCCTGGCCGATGCGAAGCGCGAGCGAGAGCAGGCCGAACAGCTCCTGGCCGACTACACCGCTAAGGTGCACAAGGCCGGCGAGGAAGCGACCGCGATCGTCGAGGAGGGGCGGCGGGATGCGGAGGAGGTCCGCAAGCGGATTCACGGCGAGGCCAAGAGTGAGGCGGATGCAATCGTCGCGGCGGCGAAGAAGGACATCCAGATCGCCCGCGATGACGCCGTCAAGCGACTGCATGACGAGACGATCATGCTGGCGACGACGCTGGCGTCGAAGATTGTGCGGAAGGATATGTCGGCGGGCGATCACCGGCGATTGCTGGACGAGTCGCTGGCTGAGTTGAGCAAGGCGCGGAATTGA
- a CDS encoding ATP synthase F0 subunit C, whose translation MIDILAQATQLMGDKGLIALGAGLGAGLTTIGAAKGIGHLAGEAVGGIARQPEAGGRIFTSLIIAAALIEGFTFFALVVCNGLGGKI comes from the coding sequence ATGATCGACATACTTGCACAAGCAACGCAGTTGATGGGCGACAAGGGTCTTATCGCCCTGGGCGCCGGATTGGGCGCGGGGCTGACCACGATCGGCGCCGCCAAGGGCATCGGCCATCTGGCCGGCGAAGCGGTCGGCGGGATTGCCCGACAGCCGGAAGCAGGTGGGCGCATCTTTACCTCGCTGATCATCGCCGCGGCGCTGATCGAGGGCTTCACCTTCTTCGCGCTGGTCGTCTGCAACGGTCTGGGCGGCAAGATCTAG
- a CDS encoding F0F1 ATP synthase subunit A: MIGLLLASHDPLDHVLPHRFTEPLWRFPWTVTDPFGLNIFRIDPHNFYFTNQLLMTLVAAAILLIFFPILGRRYAAMQNRLPEDRVPTGVANLIEAMMQFIRNDVARPVLADKTDRFMPFLWTVFFYILLCNLLGMIPLDSIIYLLSGRKLQHIGGTATGNIMITAGLATCSFLMIHFSGTQQIFRDLVAGTYGHHHHREDHHETHDLHGGGHEYGLAHGDAADHVDHRPRGMAAPAAAMAAPFLYLWNFAPHVFKPEKVTGLGSMLLMVADIGMWAFLLVLEFIGALIKPFALAIRLFANMVAGHVVLASILALIFLFKGSVAANTGVGIISALGSAALSMLELFVAFLQAYVFTFLTTLFIGASVAPEH; the protein is encoded by the coding sequence ATGATTGGGCTCCTCCTCGCATCACACGATCCGCTCGATCACGTTTTGCCGCATCGGTTCACTGAACCACTCTGGCGTTTTCCCTGGACCGTTACAGACCCATTTGGCTTGAACATCTTTCGCATTGATCCGCACAACTTCTACTTCACCAATCAGCTATTGATGACGCTCGTGGCGGCGGCCATCCTGCTTATTTTCTTCCCGATCCTGGGCCGGCGCTATGCAGCAATGCAAAATCGCTTACCCGAGGACCGCGTCCCGACCGGCGTCGCCAATCTGATCGAGGCGATGATGCAGTTCATCCGCAACGACGTCGCCCGACCGGTCCTCGCGGACAAGACGGATCGATTCATGCCGTTCTTGTGGACCGTCTTCTTTTACATTCTCTTGTGCAATTTGCTGGGCATGATCCCGCTGGATTCGATCATCTATCTGCTCAGCGGGCGCAAGCTACAGCACATCGGCGGAACCGCGACCGGCAATATCATGATCACGGCGGGGCTGGCAACGTGCAGCTTCCTGATGATACACTTTTCGGGAACCCAACAGATCTTTCGCGATCTCGTGGCCGGCACCTACGGCCATCACCATCACCGTGAGGACCATCACGAGACACATGATTTGCACGGCGGCGGGCATGAATATGGCCTCGCTCATGGAGATGCGGCGGATCACGTTGATCATCGGCCTCGAGGGATGGCGGCGCCGGCGGCGGCAATGGCGGCACCGTTTCTCTATCTGTGGAATTTTGCCCCGCACGTCTTCAAACCGGAGAAGGTTACCGGCCTGGGCAGTATGCTCCTGATGGTCGCCGACATCGGCATGTGGGCGTTTTTGCTGGTGCTGGAATTCATCGGCGCGCTTATCAAGCCCTTCGCCCTGGCGATTCGACTTTTCGCCAACATGGTGGCGGGCCATGTCGTGCTCGCCTCGATTCTCGCATTGATCTTTCTTTTCAAAGGCAGCGTCGCCGCAAACACGGGCGTCGGCATTATCAGCGCGCTCGGCAGCGCGGCGCTGAGCATGTTGGAATTATTTGTCGCCTTCTTACAGGCGTATGTATTTACGTTTTTGACCACGCTGTTCATCGGCGCGTCCGTCGCGCCGGAACATTAG
- a CDS encoding AtpZ/AtpI family protein, whose translation MEDRPQDPNDKEAKTRLQWLRMSSLAIEFVGMVLVLGYVGYRLDEAYGWSPWGSLGGFLLGTAGGLLLMVRQANKLNP comes from the coding sequence ATGGAGGACCGGCCCCAAGACCCGAACGACAAGGAAGCCAAAACGCGATTGCAGTGGTTGCGGATGAGCAGCCTGGCGATCGAGTTTGTGGGCATGGTCCTTGTTCTCGGGTATGTCGGGTACCGTCTCGATGAGGCCTACGGATGGTCGCCGTGGGGCTCGCTGGGCGGCTTTCTCCTGGGTACGGCCGGCGGTCTGCTGCTGATGGTGCGGCAGGCGAACAAGTTGAACCCCTGA
- a CDS encoding penicillin-binding transpeptidase domain-containing protein: MFPAFFIPLLIVFSPPGPKVEAVNFESRFGPFTGAFILREVGGGEVARYGGEACKKRLAPCSTFKIVNALIGLESGVLKDENTLFKWDGKPKYIKAWERDHTLASAIKESCLWYFQEVARRVGPERMKAFIDKIGYGNEDISGGIDLFWLDRSLQVSAEEQVTFLEKLYTGRLPFSETNVTLVKRLLVHSSGDCWTLSGKTGSALTEGKGSLGWYVGHLRSDGREYVFALNIEAKDGASGAIARQMVIEILKDAGMMPR; encoded by the coding sequence ATGTTCCCCGCTTTTTTCATCCCTCTGCTCATCGTTTTTTCGCCGCCCGGACCGAAGGTGGAGGCGGTGAACTTTGAATCGCGGTTCGGGCCGTTCACCGGCGCTTTCATCCTGCGCGAGGTCGGGGGCGGTGAAGTCGCCCGTTACGGTGGGGAGGCGTGCAAGAAACGGCTGGCTCCTTGCTCGACGTTCAAGATCGTCAACGCGTTAATCGGGTTGGAGTCGGGCGTGCTCAAAGATGAGAACACGCTGTTCAAATGGGATGGGAAGCCCAAGTACATCAAGGCGTGGGAGCGGGATCATACGCTGGCGTCGGCGATCAAGGAGTCGTGTCTTTGGTACTTTCAGGAGGTCGCGCGACGGGTGGGGCCGGAGCGGATGAAGGCATTTATTGACAAAATCGGTTATGGCAACGAGGACATCTCCGGCGGGATCGATCTGTTCTGGCTTGACCGGTCGCTGCAAGTCTCCGCGGAGGAACAGGTAACTTTTTTGGAGAAGCTCTATACGGGCCGGCTGCCATTCAGCGAAACTAACGTGACGTTGGTGAAAAGGCTGCTTGTGCACTCGAGCGGCGATTGCTGGACCTTGAGCGGCAAAACGGGCTCGGCGCTGACGGAGGGGAAGGGGTCGCTGGGCTGGTACGTGGGCCACCTTCGCAGCGACGGGCGGGAATATGTCTTCGCGCTGAACATCGAGGCGAAGGATGGGGCTTCGGGGGCGATCGCGCGGCAAATGGTGATCGAGATCTTGAAAGACGCGGGCATGATGCCACGTTAA
- a CDS encoding multicopper oxidase domain-containing protein produces MNAKNSLLTCLAFALVFAMFGQTALATSGVSPYVIPVVVDSNPDPNVVETTIVVEEAMVDIGNGVMAHAHTFNGAIPGPEFRLKVGDTVIVYFENHTEHPTGIHWHGIELNNASDGTPLSQNQVPENGTFLYKFTITRPGIFWYHPHHHASTNQLFRGLYGPIIVTDPHEAELQAAGVLPPESQTLTLALSDTTVCKAPGFNDAATYTVGSMTWQDGMALPAQLGPQPDDLCELAPFDDDGMSMLPETFDEGEIPNIQPDGTSGRVNEGQTVLTNGMNVGGRAGSPSAPGALAPGAATYDVLAGQGLRLHIGNAATVRFFRLRLTDSTGMQIPLVRVGGQGGLLDDAVVDGGIVGAFDFKYGAGEILLDPGDRADVVAAIPPAATGVLTLWTMDFMRTGPGGTGFSNIPTVPVMHLNVTGMAAVPYTIMAGTALRSSIAGAAVETLGAPTGVLLDPDAFVPAKDGCSPLNVVPCTADDIQLTQVGGTSLGVDGVIGGHDFPGVDYTNVPHFDSARYAEVSDILEMTVTNTTGAHHPFHLHGFSIQPIDLTRPAFPTYTFPYSEFRDNIDVPADYTLRYRIRLDDRPLMDGITPGGALGRWVFHCHIFFHASFGMISEFVVADPDGNERPNVNALAASIEINEGQTAMMDGTYDDPDGDAITLAGPAVGALIDNANGTWSWSFATTDGPDNSQFLYTTATDASLRKNQVAFALVVNNLPPTATIASPPNGSTFTAPASVPVTASVTDPGTGDALSCTFDWGDGSPTTVAAVVAGSCSASHNFAQAGVFNVTVTASDDDGGISAPALVMIDTQADSDGDGVADPSDGCPNDPLKTSPGACGCGNPDADLNNNGTADCADTDDGFLRIFLSFLFGVPICAPGMVSAIPLTLLGVVGMKLAIRRRRK; encoded by the coding sequence ATGAACGCAAAAAACAGTCTACTAACGTGCTTGGCTTTCGCTTTGGTCTTTGCCATGTTTGGGCAGACAGCGCTGGCAACCTCGGGCGTTAGTCCGTACGTCATTCCCGTCGTCGTCGACAGTAACCCGGACCCCAACGTCGTCGAGACGACCATCGTCGTTGAGGAGGCAATGGTCGATATCGGCAACGGGGTGATGGCGCACGCCCACACTTTCAACGGCGCGATTCCGGGGCCGGAGTTCCGCCTGAAGGTCGGCGACACGGTCATCGTGTACTTTGAAAACCACACCGAGCATCCCACGGGCATCCACTGGCACGGCATCGAGCTGAACAACGCCAGCGATGGGACTCCGCTGAGCCAGAATCAGGTGCCGGAGAACGGCACGTTTCTCTACAAGTTCACGATTACGCGCCCCGGGATTTTCTGGTATCACCCGCATCACCACGCATCCACGAACCAGCTCTTCCGCGGGCTGTACGGGCCGATCATCGTCACCGATCCTCATGAGGCCGAGCTTCAGGCGGCCGGAGTCCTCCCGCCTGAATCCCAGACGCTGACATTGGCGCTCAGCGATACGACCGTCTGCAAGGCACCGGGCTTTAACGACGCCGCCACGTATACCGTCGGCTCGATGACGTGGCAGGACGGGATGGCGTTGCCGGCGCAGCTCGGGCCCCAGCCTGATGATCTCTGCGAACTTGCTCCCTTCGACGATGACGGAATGAGTATGCTCCCCGAGACCTTCGACGAGGGGGAGATCCCGAATATCCAGCCTGACGGCACGTCCGGCAGGGTGAACGAAGGACAAACGGTATTGACCAACGGCATGAATGTCGGCGGCCGGGCGGGATCTCCCTCGGCGCCGGGAGCGCTGGCCCCCGGCGCAGCGACGTACGACGTCCTGGCCGGGCAGGGGCTTCGCCTGCACATCGGGAATGCGGCGACGGTCCGGTTCTTTCGCCTCCGCCTTACCGACAGCACCGGAATGCAAATTCCGCTTGTCCGGGTCGGCGGTCAGGGAGGGCTCCTTGACGACGCCGTCGTCGATGGCGGAATCGTCGGCGCCTTCGACTTCAAGTATGGCGCGGGCGAGATCCTCCTGGACCCGGGCGATCGGGCCGATGTCGTGGCGGCCATCCCGCCGGCGGCGACCGGCGTGCTCACGCTCTGGACGATGGACTTCATGCGTACCGGTCCGGGAGGAACAGGATTCTCGAACATCCCGACCGTCCCGGTCATGCACCTGAACGTCACGGGTATGGCCGCAGTGCCGTACACGATCATGGCCGGCACGGCGCTGCGCTCGTCGATTGCGGGGGCGGCGGTCGAGACCCTCGGCGCGCCAACGGGCGTGCTTCTCGACCCCGACGCGTTTGTCCCGGCCAAGGATGGGTGTTCTCCGTTGAACGTCGTCCCTTGCACCGCGGACGACATCCAGCTCACTCAAGTCGGGGGCACCTCACTGGGCGTCGACGGTGTGATCGGCGGCCACGATTTCCCGGGAGTCGACTACACGAACGTTCCGCATTTCGACTCGGCGCGCTACGCCGAAGTCAGCGACATTCTGGAAATGACGGTCACCAACACGACCGGCGCACACCATCCCTTCCACCTGCACGGCTTCTCGATCCAGCCGATTGACCTCACAAGGCCGGCTTTTCCGACGTATACTTTTCCATACAGCGAGTTCAGGGACAACATCGACGTACCGGCGGACTACACGCTCCGCTATCGAATTCGGCTTGATGACCGCCCCCTGATGGACGGCATCACACCGGGCGGCGCGCTGGGCCGGTGGGTCTTTCACTGTCACATCTTCTTCCACGCCAGCTTCGGAATGATCTCCGAGTTCGTGGTGGCGGACCCGGATGGCAACGAGCGGCCGAACGTCAACGCCCTCGCGGCATCCATCGAGATCAACGAGGGCCAGACGGCGATGATGGACGGAACCTACGACGATCCGGATGGCGATGCCATTACGTTGGCCGGACCGGCCGTGGGTGCGTTAATCGACAACGCCAATGGAACCTGGTCGTGGAGCTTTGCCACCACGGACGGACCCGACAACAGCCAGTTCCTCTACACCACGGCGACGGACGCGAGCCTTCGCAAGAATCAGGTGGCCTTCGCACTCGTGGTCAATAATCTTCCGCCGACGGCGACAATCGCCAGCCCGCCGAACGGCTCGACGTTCACCGCTCCCGCTTCGGTCCCGGTGACCGCGTCAGTTACCGATCCCGGAACCGGCGACGCACTGTCGTGTACGTTCGACTGGGGCGACGGTAGTCCGACAACGGTGGCCGCTGTCGTGGCGGGGTCCTGCAGCGCCAGCCACAACTTTGCGCAGGCCGGCGTTTTCAATGTGACGGTGACGGCGTCCGACGACGATGGGGGTATTTCCGCGCCCGCGCTGGTGATGATCGACACTCAAGCGGACAGCGACGGCGACGGGGTAGCCGATCCGAGCGACGGCTGCCCGAACGACCCGCTCAAGACCTCCCCGGGCGCCTGTGGCTGTGGGAATCCGGACGCGGACCTTAACAACAACGGAACCGCCGACTGCGCCGATACAGACGACGGCTTTTTGCGCATATTTCTGTCCTTTTTGTTTGGCGTACCCATCTGTGCCCCCGGGATGGTCAGCGCCATTCCGTTGACCCTATTGGGCGTGGTCGGAATGAAATTGGCGATTCGCCGCCGCCGAAAGTGA
- a CDS encoding acyl-CoA dehydrogenase family protein, with product MDPALESLTKKLAKLATYYDHTGEWPVKSLEHLTDAGAWTWVIPRQFGGLGLDPFLQTQGYEAVAAGCMSTLLILTQRDGAAEFIAQSNNEPLKSDLLPRLVRHETMISLGISQLTTSHQTGRPALTARPDGSSFKLHGFSPWITGARECQYLVIGAVLPDERQLLLCVPTDLKGVVIDPPMQLMALQSSQTCEVHFKDVVVDEQYVLRGPGERILASRSTVKPLVVATAGIGLAGTMVRLIQSLVAKSQPAAEPGAASSPLVEMADELTARYQALRDRLMTFAASLLDPAQDVPKTEIRVGVNDLLVRLAAGLLIYSKGSGLLRQRDAQRLVREAMFFLVWSAPEDVRAQTLARLLDRPDPQIRSMTR from the coding sequence ATGGACCCGGCCCTCGAGAGCCTGACCAAGAAACTCGCCAAGCTCGCCACCTACTACGATCACACCGGCGAATGGCCGGTTAAGTCGCTGGAGCACCTGACCGACGCCGGGGCCTGGACTTGGGTCATCCCCCGACAATTCGGCGGTCTGGGCCTCGACCCTTTCCTGCAAACCCAGGGTTACGAGGCCGTCGCCGCCGGTTGCATGTCCACCCTCCTCATCCTCACGCAGCGCGACGGCGCCGCCGAGTTCATCGCCCAGAGCAACAACGAGCCGCTCAAGTCCGATCTCCTGCCCAGGCTCGTCCGCCATGAAACGATGATCAGCCTCGGCATCAGCCAGCTCACCACCAGCCACCAGACCGGTCGCCCCGCCCTGACCGCCAGGCCTGACGGGTCATCCTTCAAGCTGCATGGATTTTCTCCCTGGATCACGGGCGCCCGCGAGTGTCAGTACCTTGTCATCGGAGCGGTTCTGCCCGACGAGCGCCAGCTGCTCCTCTGCGTCCCGACGGATTTGAAGGGCGTCGTCATCGACCCGCCCATGCAGCTCATGGCCCTCCAAAGCTCGCAGACCTGCGAGGTGCACTTCAAAGACGTCGTCGTCGACGAGCAATACGTCCTCCGCGGCCCGGGCGAACGAATCCTCGCCTCCCGCTCCACCGTCAAGCCCCTCGTCGTCGCGACCGCGGGCATCGGCCTCGCCGGCACGATGGTCCGCCTGATCCAATCCCTCGTCGCCAAGTCGCAACCCGCGGCGGAACCTGGCGCGGCGAGCAGCCCGCTGGTCGAAATGGCCGACGAACTCACTGCCCGCTACCAGGCCCTCCGCGATCGCCTCATGACCTTCGCCGCCTCACTCCTCGACCCCGCTCAGGATGTCCCCAAGACCGAGATTCGCGTCGGTGTAAACGACCTGCTCGTGCGGCTCGCCGCCGGTCTCTTGATCTACTCCAAAGGCTCCGGTCTTCTCCGTCAGCGCGACGCCCAGCGCCTCGTCCGCGAGGCGATGTTCTTCCTCGTCTGGTCCGCCCCCGAAGACGTCCGCGCCCAAACCCTCGCCCGCCTCCTCGACCGGCCGGACCCGCAGATTCGCTCAATGACCCGGTAG
- a CDS encoding pyridoxal phosphate-dependent aminotransferase, producing the protein MELSQRVQAIDESATLAVAARAAELKRSGVDVVGFGAGEPDFDTPEHIKAAAKRALDAGHTGYAKPTSGIPEARAAVCEKLRRENDLTYTPEQVIVTVGGKEALFLAFATLINHGDEVILPVPYWVTFPEQVHLCGGNVVPIRGEETNGLRVRPEQIAAALTPRTKVFVFNSPSNPGGFTYTPDEVRAIAKVLSGRDIIVFSDEMYDNLLYGKKREYLSFAAASPEAFSKTITFNAASKTHAMTGWRVGYAAGPAPIIKAMAKLQGHTTSGTATFIHHALVEALTGDQAHVEQMRREFEQRGRHMHRRLSALRGVTCHEPTGAFYCFPNVSGTFSRLGVHTSAEFCTLVLEKTHVAVVPGGAFGMDTHVRLSFATGLATIDKGLDRLEGLLGKA; encoded by the coding sequence ATGGAACTGTCCCAACGCGTTCAAGCGATCGACGAATCGGCGACGCTGGCCGTTGCGGCGCGGGCGGCCGAGCTGAAGCGCTCCGGCGTCGATGTCGTCGGCTTTGGGGCGGGCGAGCCGGACTTCGACACCCCCGAGCACATCAAGGCCGCTGCCAAACGGGCCCTCGACGCGGGTCACACCGGCTACGCCAAGCCCACCAGCGGCATACCTGAGGCGCGGGCGGCCGTGTGCGAGAAGCTTCGCCGCGAGAATGACCTCACCTACACACCGGAGCAGGTCATCGTGACCGTCGGCGGCAAGGAGGCGCTTTTTCTCGCCTTCGCGACGCTCATTAACCACGGCGACGAGGTCATCCTGCCCGTGCCGTATTGGGTGACGTTTCCCGAGCAGGTTCACCTCTGCGGTGGCAATGTTGTACCGATCCGCGGCGAGGAGACCAATGGTCTTCGCGTGCGGCCCGAGCAGATCGCCGCCGCGCTGACGCCGCGGACGAAGGTATTTGTCTTCAACAGTCCATCGAACCCCGGCGGGTTCACCTACACGCCGGACGAAGTCCGCGCAATCGCCAAGGTCCTGTCCGGTCGCGACATCATCGTCTTTTCCGACGAGATGTACGACAATCTTTTGTATGGCAAGAAGCGCGAATACTTGAGCTTCGCCGCGGCGAGTCCCGAGGCCTTCAGCAAGACGATCACCTTCAACGCGGCCAGCAAGACGCACGCCATGACCGGCTGGCGGGTGGGGTATGCGGCGGGCCCTGCGCCGATCATCAAGGCGATGGCCAAGTTGCAGGGGCACACGACGAGCGGCACGGCGACGTTCATTCACCACGCGCTGGTCGAGGCGCTGACGGGCGATCAGGCGCATGTCGAGCAGATGCGCCGGGAGTTTGAGCAACGCGGGCGGCATATGCACCGGCGGCTGTCGGCGTTGCGCGGCGTGACCTGTCACGAGCCGACCGGGGCGTTCTATTGCTTCCCCAATGTCTCGGGCACGTTCTCGCGGCTCGGCGTTCACACCTCCGCGGAGTTCTGTACGCTGGTCCTGGAAAAGACGCACGTCGCCGTCGTGCCCGGGGGGGCGTTCGGCATGGACACGCACGTGCGGCTGTCGTTCGCGACGGGCCTGGCGACGATCGACAAGGGGCTGGATCGGCTGGAGGGACTGCTGGGGAAGGCGTGA